A segment of the Chlorogloeopsis sp. ULAP01 genome:
CCCTTCAAAGCCATTGTCACCATATTGGGAAGCGATCGCTCCTGCTATACGTGTGCCAATTGTTCTGTCAGTGTTTACAACCTCTACCGTCTTAGTTACGGCTGACTGGTTGGTGATCGCAGCTTTGATGTCGGGATCTGCAAGCAACTGCTCGTCTAAAACAAAGCCGTTGCTGTGAACTTCTTCATGCGCTAACCAACTGCGGTTTTCTCTGGTATCTGGCAGCTGAAGTATGCAGCCGAGATTCAATGATTGAGTTTTGGCAAGCTTTGCCTCTGCTCGTGTTGTCAATAAATCCGCACGTCCAACTACTTCTGATAGTGAACGGTAACCCAAATGTGCCAACAGACTACGCACTTCTTCGGCAACAAAATAGAAGAAATTGACAACGTGTTCCGGCATCCCCGTGAACCGCTTGCGCAAGTCTTCTCTTTGAGAAGCAACACCGACTGGGCAATTATTGGTGTGGCAGATCCGCGCCATGATACAACCTTCCGCAATCATGGCAATCGAGCCAAAGCCGAATTCTTCTGCCCCCATTAATGCGCCCATCAGCACATCCCAACCACTCTTGATGCCACCATCGACGCGCAAAACGACGCGATCGCGCAGGCTGTTTTCCATCAAGACGCGATGCACTTCAGTTAAACCGAGTTCCCACGGTGAACCTGCATGTTTAATTGAACTTAAAGGTGAAGCACCCGTACCGCCATCATGTCCAGAAATTTGGATGATATCGGCATTTGCTTTTGCTACACCCGCCGCGATCGTACCGATACCAATTTCAGCAACTAACTTCACCGACACCTGTGCTTTCGGGTTAATTTGATGCAAGTCAAAAATTAGCTGTGCTAGATCTTCAATCGAATAGATGTCGTGGTGAGGTGGTGGCGAAATCAAGGTGACACCGGGTTTTGAGCGCCGCAACATGGCAATGTAGGGACTAACCTTTTTACCTGGTAATTGTCCGCCTTCGCCTGGTTTTGCACCTTGAGCAATTTTAATTTCAATTTGCTTGGCACTCATCAGATACTCTGGTGTTACACCAAAGCGTCCCGATGCTACTTGCTTGATGGCACTAGAAGCAGTATCGCCGTTTCGCAATCCATTTAGGTGAGATAGAGTAGGCGAGTGTCCAGCTTCATCTACATCATTCAAGATCGTAAAACGTACCGGATCTTCTCCACCTTCGCCAGAGTTGGATTTACCACCAATGCGGTTCATGGCAATAGCTAGGGTTTCGTGAGCTTCCCGCGACAAGGCACCCAAAGACATACCACCAGTGCAGAAGCGCTTGACAATCTCGCTTACCGATTCGACTTCTTCAATAGGTATGCTTGGGCGATCGCTTTGGAAATCCAACAAATCTCGCAAGGCAGTTATCGGTCTATCTTGTAAGTACTTCTTGTAAACTGCATAGTGGTCGTATTTCTTGCCATCAACTGCCTTATGCAGTGCTTTTGCCAGTTCGGGACTGTTCATGTGGTATTCACCACCAGGGCGGTACTGCACAAAGCCCAGGTTTTCTAGCTTTTTGAGGTTTAGTTCTGGGAAAGCTTTACTGTGGATACACAATACTTCTTGTGCCAACTCGCTCACACTCAAACCGCCAACGCGGGAAGTTGTGCCAGAAAATCCCAGTTCTAACAAATCTTTACCAATGCCGATCGCTTCAAAAATTTGCGCGGCTTGATAACTAGAAAGCAATGAAATTCCCATCTTGGAGAGAATTTTTAGCAATCCACCCTCTACTGCCTGACGATAGTTGTCGATCGCTTGCTCTAGGGTGAGGGCAGTAATTTTACCCCGTTCCATAAACTGTTGCGTCTTGGGATCTGTCCACCAATCACGCACCGTCTCTAGAGCCATATACGGACAAACCGCAGCAGCTCCGTAGCCAATCAAGCAAGCAAAGTGATGGGTACTCCAGCATTGAGCCGTATCTATTAATAGAGATGCTTTCGTCCGCAGCCCTTGATGAATTAGGTAATGGTGTACAGCGCCCACCGCCAACAGGGGAGGAATGTAGCTGTTTTCTGTACTGATGCCTGCACCAGTGCGATCGCTAAGAATTAAAATTTTTGCACCCGCCCGTACTGATTCGGCAGCCTGTGCTTGCAATCTCTCGACTGCGGCTTGCAAACCTTCCGGCCCAGATGCTATTTCAAATAGTGTTGGCAACTCAGCCGTTGCAAAGCCAGATGTCTTAATAGCTTCTAGTTCCGCTTCCGTCAGTACTGGCGAATCCAGTTTTAGCCTCCGAGCATAATCTGGCTTGACATTTAATAAGTTGCCCTTTTCACCCAGTTCAACTTTCAAAGACATCACCAATTTTTCCCGCAAGGGGTCAATTGCCGGGTTTGTGACTTGAGCAAAGCGCTGTTTGAAATAGTCGTAAAGTAGGTGCGGTTTTTCTGACAGGATTGCTAAGGGAATATCATCACCCATGCAAAAAGTCGCCTCTTTACCTTCCATCGCCATTGGCTGAATCACCATTTCCACATCTTCTGTGGTGTAGCCAAAGGCTACTTGCTGGCGTAGCAGAGTTTGTCTGTCACTGCTATTGGTTGTCTGGAGTCCATTACCGTTGTCATTGGTTATTAGTCCATTCCCATTAGTCATCTGTCCTTTGCCATTTGCTAATGACGAATGACTAATTACTGAGGACTTAATTTCTTGGCGGTACTGTCGCAACCACTCCCCATAAGGATGCTTTTTCGCAATGCGCTGCTTAATCTCCCAATTTTTCAGCACCTCATGAGTTTCCAAATCCACGGCAATCATTTGCCCTGGCCCTAGTCTGCCTTTTTCAATAATATTGGCTTCCGGCAATTGCACCACACCCGCTTCTGAAGCAACAATGATGTAATCATCCTTGGTAATGCAGTAGCGAGCCGGTCTTAAACCATTGCGATCTAGGGTTGCTCCAACCTTCAGCCCATCGCCGAATACCAAAAGTGCTGGGCCATCCCACGCTTCTTGCAACCCGCTATAGTATTCGTAGAAATCGATAATTTCTGGGTAATTATGCAATTGGGGCTGGTTTTGGTAAGCCTCTGGCACCATAATCATTAAGGCTTCCAAGGGACTGCGCCCGGAGCGTACCAGTAACTCAAATACGTTATCTAAAGTAGCGGAGTCACTATTATCAATATGGACAAAGGGCTTGAATTCTTGGATGCGATCACCCCAAACCGGATGTTCTAAACTTGCTTCTCGCGCCGTCATCCAGTTAATATTACCCAATAACGTATTGATTTCGCCGTTATGTCCCAACAATCGCATTGGCTGTGCCAAAGGCCATTTGGGCATGGTGTTAGTACTAAAGCGACGATGATATACAGCAAAAGCACTTTTATAAGCTGGATTTTGTAAATCGCGATAAAATTCTCCCAAGACTGCCGAGCGCACCATGCCTTTGTAAACAATTGTGCGGCTAGACAGAGAACAAACATATAGTTCTTCTGACCAATCTTGATTTAAAGCGCGGATTGCTTTAAAGATTCTACGGCGGGTAATATACAGTTGCCGTTCGAGTTCATCACCGCTTTTATTTTGTGAGGCAACAAAAACTTGTTCGATTTGAGGCTGATTTTCTCTAGCTTGTACCCCCAGTAAATCTGGCTGTACAGGTACTACTCGCCAACCTAATAAAGTCAAATTTTCTTCAGCTGCTATCTGTTCAATCGTTACCTTCGCTGTTTGCGCTGCTTGTGGATTTTGCGGTAAAAAAATCATTCCTACAGCTACGTTGCTATTCCCAGAAAGTTGTATTCCTCGTGCCACAAAATCTTGTTGAAACAACTCCCACGGAATTGCGGTTAAAATTCCTGCACCATCACCAGAGTCGCGATCAGCACTACAACCACCCCGGTGTTCCAAACATGTCAAAGCTGAGAGAGCTTTGGTGACAATTTCATGACTGGCATAATTTTGACGATGGGCAATAAAACCTACACCACAGGCATCTCTTTCTTCTACGAGCCATCTTTGCCCTGGATAAGTATCATTTGAGGAATTATCTGCAAGTCTTATTTTCTGGTCTTGATGCATCGGTTTTTTATTCATACACTATCCCTGTCATCTTGAGTAAAGAATTTTGTCGCTAAGTAGCGAGGAAATTTCTAAATGGACAAATTGAAAACACGGAATAACGGAAATTTTAGGGAAAAAAAATTTTAACTTCGGTTTTTTAGCTAATACCGTGTTAAAATTGCCGATTTATTTTTATGTATTTATTCTGACTTTTGTTCGCGTTTGTTCCAAGAGTGTTTTATTTATATCTTGAAGCTATGTACTTTCTCAATTTTCTTTTTCAAAAGCTACATTAAATTCCAGGTATGATGATTTTTGCTTTACCTGAAACAAAAATCCTATTTGGGACTTCTGTATGTTTTAGGAAACTAAAATTATTCCGAACCCACGCAAAAATCAGCGTATTACACTATATGCCCATTTGACAATTCCTAAAAATTTCTCTCGTTACTCTCTAGATTATTACTGTTTAGTCTTTGTCACCTTTTTTGCTACCAGTTAAACTTCATCTAGCGAGCAAACATCAGGTAACATACGACTTGTCGGAACTCAGCGTGATTTTATGTTGAAATTGCTGCCATAGTTGATTTAACGCTAGTGTGATTTAGCACACTTAATAGCAGTTTTAATCCTGGTATCATTATCTGTTTGGTTCAACCAGATACAGAAATCCAATATATACATTATCACGTTAGTGTTCACAACTCTGGTCATTATTTTTTGACATTTAGCAAAGTCGTTAGTTTGTGCAATAGTTGAGAGTTATAAAAAATACTTAGCTACTTATGGTAAAAATGTCGAATTTTTGCCGACAATACCGCAGTGCTATTGAAGAAAAGAGCAATAGCAGATTTATCAAGGTTGTGGTGTCGCCAGTAATTTTTTCAGTACTGTGTTTAACAGCTACTTATGATTATGCGATCGCCCGTACCAGTCTTGACCGCATTATCCCCAACACATCCCTATTTCCTAAAAAACAGAAATTAGAAGTTAGGGTGGCACAATCCTCAACTGGTGTAAAGCAAATACCAGGATCGAGTCCAAGACCGCCTGCACCTCCTATAAAGACAGGGGTAAGATCCTATGGTAATCAAATTTCTCTTAATGGTCGAATCTCATCAGGAGGATGGTTGCAGCAACGCACCTCAAAAGGTCAAATCACCACTCTTGTTAGTGATGGCGCACTCAGGCAATTGATTGGGGTAGATTTATTAGATACCAGCCAGCCAGCCAGACAACCAATCCAATGGTACTCCTCTAACGCAAAGCCGCAGATTTTAAGCAGCTTGTTGACGGGTGGATACCGTTATTTAGACATTAGCCGTTTTGCAAACACCTTTGGTTGGCAGATGCAAGTCCAAGGTAAAACCTTGGTACTTTCCACACCTAGCGCAAAAATTACAAATATTAACCAAGGAAAGCATGAGTTTGGCGATCGCATCGTTCTCAACTTAGATAGTCCTACTCCATGGCAAATTGCTCAAGGTTTACCAGTCAAGACCAATCAACCTCTATCCGACGATCCGAATAGCCCAGTTGTTACACCTTCCTCTCCAACCACCAGAGAGTGGACAATTACTTTAGATGGTATTGCCACTCCAGATTTAATTCAGCGCTATACACCATCTCTACCTCTTCCCTTCTCATCTCCAGAAAACCAATTAAAACAACAGGTGCCAGGGATTGAGCAACAACCGTCTCAGCCACCAGCACTCCCCCCACTGATTAAGCAAGTAGAGGTAGTTAAAAATCAAACTATTGTTCGTCTGGAAGTTCCCCTGGGTTTAGCCCCTTTGGTTAGTACTTTACCTAACCCCAATCGTCTAGTCATTGACATTCGACCAGATGCACTTTTACAACGTTCAATTAGTTGGGCTTCAGGATTGCGCTGGCAACAGCAATTTATGAACTTAGGTCAAGAACGCTTTCCTGTTGTTTGGTTAGATGTTAACCCTCGCACCGTTGGGTTAAAACTCAAACCTATTGTGACAAATTCCGATACCCTTGTTGGCACTGCTCCTTTAATTCAAACAGCACAAAAGTATGTAGCAGTAGCAGCAATTAACGGTGGTTATTTTAACCGCAATAACAAATTACCTTTGGGTGCGATTCGTCGGGATAATCAGTGGTTGTCTAGCCCAATTTTGAACCGAGGAGCGATCGCCTGGAATGATTCTGGGCAATTTTATATGGGTCGTCTGGTTCTGCAAGAATCTTTAATCGGCTTAAATAATCTAAAATTACCGATTTTGACTCTCAATAGTGGCTACGTCCAAAGTGGCATTGCCCGTTACACTCCTACTTGGGGAGCAAATTATACTCCTCTAACAGACAACGAAATTATTATCGTTGTTCAAAAAAACCAAGTTACAGCTCAATTACCAAGTCTTAAAGCAGGACAAACTGCTATTCCTATTCCTCAAGATGGATATCTGCTTACTTTACGCGGCAGTAGTGTTAGTAATGCCTCAGTTTTACCCATCGGCTTTTCAGTGCGTATAGAAAGTTCTGTTTCTCCTACTGAATTTAGCCGTTATCCCTATATCTTGGGAGCAGGCCCGCTGCTACTGCAAGATCGCCAAATAGTACTAGATGCCAAAGGCGAAAATTTTAGCAATGCCTTTATTGCCCAAAAAGCTGTTCGTAGTGCTATCTGTACAACTGCAACAGGCAATCTCATTATTGCTGCTGTGCATAATCGTGTAGGAGGTGCTGGCCCTACTTTGGCAGAACACGCACAACTTATGCAGCAAATGGGATGTGTTAATGCATTAAATTTAGACGGTGGTAGTTCTACTAGCCTTTATTTAGGAGGACAACTTCTTGACCGTTTTCCTAACACAGCTGCTCGTGTCCACAATGGCATAGGAATTTTCTTGCAACCCCGTCCATAACGAGGACACGGGAACACGGGGAGACACAAAGCACCAGGGGGAGAGGAGATGGGGAGAACTACTAACTACTAACCACTGTACGGGCGGGTTTAGAAGATAAATTCTCGATTTGAAAGGCAAGATTATCAACAAAACCCGCCCCTACCAACCACTAACTCTTGACTAATCCCTCTTTTTTAAAGCCAGTAAAAGGTTTGATTTTCCTTAATTAAAGACTTGATATAGATACACTAATTCAATCAGTTACATATGACACCTTCACTTGTGATTTTGCTATCTTGGCATAGGATGTATGACTGAATTTTTAAGGTTGCAACATCGCGCCATTCATCAATAGTTATTAATAGCACCAAAAGTTTTTATGTCTCAGGAAGTTACTATGGCTCAATATCAAGACACAACGCACGCTAATGCACTGACACTGCCTCCAAGCGTCACTCCTAGAGGTGTTGCTGCAACTGAGTTGCGTCCTTGGGGTTCTTTTACAGTTTTAGAAGAAGGGCGCGGATACAAAATCAAACGTATCGAAGTTAAACCTGGACATCGTCTCAGCCTCCAGATGCACCACCATCGCAGCGAACATTGGATAGTAGTGTCTGGTACAGCTAGAGTCATTTGCGGTGAGCAAGAAATACTGTTGAGCAACAATCAGTCTACATATGTACCCCAGTGTACGCCTCATCGTTTAGAAAATCCTGGCGTCATACCTTTAGTTTTGATTGAAGTACAAAACGGAGAATATTTAGGAGAGGATGATATTATTCGTTTCCAAGACGACTATGCTCGTACTGATAGTTAAAGTCGCCCAATACAATTGCTGCTAGACATAGCTGCTCAAACACCAGAAGAAAATACACTTAAATCAGACAAATCAAAATTTTCATGTGTTGACCTTAGCCTGTAAGATTTGAGGATAAGGTCTTTAATTGTTGTCTAGCAAATTTGATGATTAGTTTGACTCAAGCAGCCAGCAGCGAAATAAAAAGATTGCAGTCTAAGCAAAAGTTAAATCTTTTGTTTAGATTGGCAGTTAAACACGGTGGTTGTTCCGGTTGGTACTATGATATGTCCTTTGATGAAACAGTAAGACCAGGCGATCGCACCTTTGAATGTAACAGTATTCCAATTATCATAGATGCGGAAAGCTGTAATTATTTAAATGGTTCAACCTTGGATTATTCAGAGGATTTAATGGGCGGTGGCTTTCGCTTCTACAATCCCCAAGCAAGTGCCAGCTGTGGTTGTGGTAATTCTTTTTCTATTAGTTAAGGGTTAGTAGTTAGTAGGGGAGCCAGTGCGCCCTTGCGGAGCCAGTGCGGTGGACGGGTTCCCCGGCATAAAGCACCTGGCGTCGGGTTAAGCGCGTCGAGTGCAACTGGCGTACGGGTTTTGCTGATCATCTTGCCTTTCAAATCGAGAATTTATCTTCTAAACCCGCCCGTACTTAATAATTATCTACTAACTACCAACAAAAACAATTGACACAAAACCACTAAAAAAGATATAATCAGGATTTGTTGTTAAAACTTAGACATAGAAGCAGCTTCAGGTGCTGTAACTCATGCCAACTATACAGCAGCTAATACGTAACGAACGCGAAAAAGCGCGTCAGAAAACCAAGTCTCCAGCTCTGAAGCAATGCCCGCAACGTCGGGGAGTTTGCACCAGAGTATACACGACCACACCGAAAAAGCCTAACTCGGCTCTGCGTAAAGTAGCGAGAGTCAGACTAACTTCTGGATTTGAAGTAACAGCTTACATTCCAGGAATTGGTCACAACTTACAAGAACATTCTGTCGTGATGATTCGTGGCGGTCGGGTTAAGGACTTACCAGGCGTGAGATACCACATTATTCGTGGCACATTAGATACAGCCGGAGTCAAAGACCGCAAACAAGGTCGTTCCAAATATGGAACAAAGCGTCCCAAAAAATAGAACTAACGCGATTAATCGTACTGATTTGATTAATCGCGTTGGTACTTAACTTAAACTATCAGCTTTAGCCTGAAAAAAGCAATATTCGCAGTTCAAGCGCTTGATTGCAAAAATAAAAGATAAAGCCTAGTGCTCTTACAAACAAGTATGAGTTTAATGACTCGAAAAAGTCGGTGATAGAATTTTAGTTAAGTGCCTTCAAGTATAATTTAGATTCGCGCTTGAGAATCTTGATCAAGTCCATAAGTCTTTCGTAAAGATAAGACTGGACATATCAGAATATAAAACCTGAATGAAAGCAATTACTTGCGGGTGGTTTGAGAATCTCACTCCTTTCAGGTATGAGGTTGTCTAAAAAATCAAGTTAAATTAGTTAAAGCCTCAACTTGCACCTATACATTTGCTATGAGTGTAAGAAATCTTTAGAATGCAGTTAGCGACAGCAGCATTTTAAATTAACTATTAAGGTATATAATATTGTCGCCTTGTATGTTCTAGTTGAGGGCAGCAAGTAAATGGGTCAGCATCGCTGCAATTGTAGTGTAAAAGCTGTCCAGACACATAATTCATCTAGTAGCTAAATTCCAATTAAGGTTGAAGTATGTCTCGTCGTGGTGTTGTTCAAAAGCGCCCTGTTCCGCCTGACTCAGTTTATAACAGTCGTTTAGTTAGCATGATAATCCGTCGTATTATGCGTCATGGTAAAAAATCACTTGCCGCACGGATTGTCTATGATGCTATGAAAAGTATTGAGGAACGCACTGGTAATGATCCATTAGAAACCTTTGAAAGAGCTGTGCGTAATGCAACGCCCTTGGTAGAAGTAAAAGCTCGGCGGGTTGGCGGTGCTACCTACCAAGTACCGATGGAAGTGCGTTCTGAGAGGGGTACAACTTTGGCACTGCGTTGGCTGGTACAGTTTTCTCGGCAACGCTCAGGTCGAACAATGGCTGGCAAATTGGCTCAAGAATTGATGGATGCTGCCAACGAGACTGGGAACGCTATTCGCAAGCGTGAAGAGACGCATCGGATGGCAGAAGCAAATAAGGCTTTCGCACACTATCGTTACTAAAATTAAGCCACTATGTATCGCCTCTTCCCAAAGGCGGTATGAACTATCATCGTGAATTTACAAAAAAAATGACGGTTTACCGAAAAGGATAGAATCTTAACAAAGTGTAATATACAAGATATCATGAGGCGAAAAGTATAGGAGGCAGCTGTGGCACGTACGATCCCGCTAGAGAGAGTACGCAATATTGGTATTGCGGCGCATATAGATGCGGGCAAGACAACAACAACAGAGAGAATATTATTTTACTCTGGCATTATTCACAAAATAGGTGAAGTTCACGAAGGAACCGCTGTCACGGACTGGATGGAACAGGAGCGGGAGCGGGGTATTACGATTACTGCTGCTGCAATTAGCACCAGCTGGAAAGATCATCAAATAAACATTATTGATACTCCTGGACATGTAGACTTCACAATAGAAGTAGAGCGTTCCATGCGGGTTTTGGATGGTGTAATCACAGTTTTGTGTTCTGTAGGTGGTGTACAGCCGCAAACAGAAACGGTGTGGCGTCAGGCAGACCGTTACAAAGTTCCGCGCATTGTTTTTGTAAATAAAATGGATCGCACCGGCGCAAACTTCTATAAAGTATACGAACAGGTACGCGATCGCCTGCGGGCTAATGCGATTCCCATCCAGCTGCCTATTGGTAGTGAAAGCGAATTCAGAGGTCTTGTGGACTTGGTGAAGATGCGAGCCTTCATCTACAACAACGACCAAGGAACCGATATTCAAGAAGCTGATATTCCCGCAGAAGTACAGGATCTAGCCCAAGAGTACCGCACCAAGCTAATTGAAGCGGTAGCTGAAACCGATGATGACTTGATGACCAAGTACTTCGAGGGTGAGGAACTTACTGAGAACGAAATCCAGACTGCTCTCCGTAAAGGTACGATTGCAGGTACGATTGTGCCATTGCTTTGTGGTTCCGCCTTTAAAAATAAAGGTGTACAGAAGTTGTTAGATGCAGTCGTAACATACCTGCCAGCGCCAATTGATGTACCCGCAATTCAAGGTACGCTACCAAATGGCGACACTGTTGAGCGTCACGCCAGCGATGAAGAACCATTGTCAGCTCTGGCATTCAAAATTATGGCTGACCCTTACGGTCGTCTCACCTTCATCCGCGTATATTCTGGCATACTCAAGAAAGGCAGCTACGTTCTCAATGCGACTAAGAACAAGAAAGAACGTATTTCTCGTCTGGTTGTTTTGAGAGCAGATGACAGAATTGATGTCGATGAACTCAGAGCGGGTGATCTAGGAGCCGCTGTGGGGTTAAAGGAAA
Coding sequences within it:
- a CDS encoding glutamate synthase-related protein; translation: MNKKPMHQDQKIRLADNSSNDTYPGQRWLVEERDACGVGFIAHRQNYASHEIVTKALSALTCLEHRGGCSADRDSGDGAGILTAIPWELFQQDFVARGIQLSGNSNVAVGMIFLPQNPQAAQTAKVTIEQIAAEENLTLLGWRVVPVQPDLLGVQARENQPQIEQVFVASQNKSGDELERQLYITRRRIFKAIRALNQDWSEELYVCSLSSRTIVYKGMVRSAVLGEFYRDLQNPAYKSAFAVYHRRFSTNTMPKWPLAQPMRLLGHNGEINTLLGNINWMTAREASLEHPVWGDRIQEFKPFVHIDNSDSATLDNVFELLVRSGRSPLEALMIMVPEAYQNQPQLHNYPEIIDFYEYYSGLQEAWDGPALLVFGDGLKVGATLDRNGLRPARYCITKDDYIIVASEAGVVQLPEANIIEKGRLGPGQMIAVDLETHEVLKNWEIKQRIAKKHPYGEWLRQYRQEIKSSVISHSSLANGKGQMTNGNGLITNDNGNGLQTTNSSDRQTLLRQQVAFGYTTEDVEMVIQPMAMEGKEATFCMGDDIPLAILSEKPHLLYDYFKQRFAQVTNPAIDPLREKLVMSLKVELGEKGNLLNVKPDYARRLKLDSPVLTEAELEAIKTSGFATAELPTLFEIASGPEGLQAAVERLQAQAAESVRAGAKILILSDRTGAGISTENSYIPPLLAVGAVHHYLIHQGLRTKASLLIDTAQCWSTHHFACLIGYGAAAVCPYMALETVRDWWTDPKTQQFMERGKITALTLEQAIDNYRQAVEGGLLKILSKMGISLLSSYQAAQIFEAIGIGKDLLELGFSGTTSRVGGLSVSELAQEVLCIHSKAFPELNLKKLENLGFVQYRPGGEYHMNSPELAKALHKAVDGKKYDHYAVYKKYLQDRPITALRDLLDFQSDRPSIPIEEVESVSEIVKRFCTGGMSLGALSREAHETLAIAMNRIGGKSNSGEGGEDPVRFTILNDVDEAGHSPTLSHLNGLRNGDTASSAIKQVASGRFGVTPEYLMSAKQIEIKIAQGAKPGEGGQLPGKKVSPYIAMLRRSKPGVTLISPPPHHDIYSIEDLAQLIFDLHQINPKAQVSVKLVAEIGIGTIAAGVAKANADIIQISGHDGGTGASPLSSIKHAGSPWELGLTEVHRVLMENSLRDRVVLRVDGGIKSGWDVLMGALMGAEEFGFGSIAMIAEGCIMARICHTNNCPVGVASQREDLRKRFTGMPEHVVNFFYFVAEEVRSLLAHLGYRSLSEVVGRADLLTTRAEAKLAKTQSLNLGCILQLPDTRENRSWLAHEEVHSNGFVLDEQLLADPDIKAAITNQSAVTKTVEVVNTDRTIGTRIAGAIASQYGDNGFEGQINLNFKGSVGQSFGAFNLPSMILTLEGEANDYVGKGMNGGEIIIKPPVDATYDPAQNVIIGNTCLYGATGGVLFANGLAGERFAVRNSKGTAVIEGAGDHCCEYMTGGVVVVLGKVGRNVGAGMTGGIGYFLDEDGNFSDLVNREIVTIQRVVTGAGEKQLKDLIAAHAQRTGSAKAKMILENWQEFLPKFWQMVPPSEADSPEANSHQEKQLSPV
- a CDS encoding phosphodiester glycosidase family protein; translated protein: MVKMSNFCRQYRSAIEEKSNSRFIKVVVSPVIFSVLCLTATYDYAIARTSLDRIIPNTSLFPKKQKLEVRVAQSSTGVKQIPGSSPRPPAPPIKTGVRSYGNQISLNGRISSGGWLQQRTSKGQITTLVSDGALRQLIGVDLLDTSQPARQPIQWYSSNAKPQILSSLLTGGYRYLDISRFANTFGWQMQVQGKTLVLSTPSAKITNINQGKHEFGDRIVLNLDSPTPWQIAQGLPVKTNQPLSDDPNSPVVTPSSPTTREWTITLDGIATPDLIQRYTPSLPLPFSSPENQLKQQVPGIEQQPSQPPALPPLIKQVEVVKNQTIVRLEVPLGLAPLVSTLPNPNRLVIDIRPDALLQRSISWASGLRWQQQFMNLGQERFPVVWLDVNPRTVGLKLKPIVTNSDTLVGTAPLIQTAQKYVAVAAINGGYFNRNNKLPLGAIRRDNQWLSSPILNRGAIAWNDSGQFYMGRLVLQESLIGLNNLKLPILTLNSGYVQSGIARYTPTWGANYTPLTDNEIIIVVQKNQVTAQLPSLKAGQTAIPIPQDGYLLTLRGSSVSNASVLPIGFSVRIESSVSPTEFSRYPYILGAGPLLLQDRQIVLDAKGENFSNAFIAQKAVRSAICTTATGNLIIAAVHNRVGGAGPTLAEHAQLMQQMGCVNALNLDGGSSTSLYLGGQLLDRFPNTAARVHNGIGIFLQPRP
- a CDS encoding phosphomannose isomerase type II C-terminal cupin domain, which encodes MAQYQDTTHANALTLPPSVTPRGVAATELRPWGSFTVLEEGRGYKIKRIEVKPGHRLSLQMHHHRSEHWIVVSGTARVICGEQEILLSNNQSTYVPQCTPHRLENPGVIPLVLIEVQNGEYLGEDDIIRFQDDYARTDS
- a CDS encoding iron-sulfur cluster assembly accessory protein → MISLTQAASSEIKRLQSKQKLNLLFRLAVKHGGCSGWYYDMSFDETVRPGDRTFECNSIPIIIDAESCNYLNGSTLDYSEDLMGGGFRFYNPQASASCGCGNSFSIS
- the rpsL gene encoding 30S ribosomal protein S12, with the protein product MPTIQQLIRNEREKARQKTKSPALKQCPQRRGVCTRVYTTTPKKPNSALRKVARVRLTSGFEVTAYIPGIGHNLQEHSVVMIRGGRVKDLPGVRYHIIRGTLDTAGVKDRKQGRSKYGTKRPKK
- the rpsG gene encoding 30S ribosomal protein S7; this translates as MSRRGVVQKRPVPPDSVYNSRLVSMIIRRIMRHGKKSLAARIVYDAMKSIEERTGNDPLETFERAVRNATPLVEVKARRVGGATYQVPMEVRSERGTTLALRWLVQFSRQRSGRTMAGKLAQELMDAANETGNAIRKREETHRMAEANKAFAHYRY
- the fusA gene encoding elongation factor G, whose translation is MARTIPLERVRNIGIAAHIDAGKTTTTERILFYSGIIHKIGEVHEGTAVTDWMEQERERGITITAAAISTSWKDHQINIIDTPGHVDFTIEVERSMRVLDGVITVLCSVGGVQPQTETVWRQADRYKVPRIVFVNKMDRTGANFYKVYEQVRDRLRANAIPIQLPIGSESEFRGLVDLVKMRAFIYNNDQGTDIQEADIPAEVQDLAQEYRTKLIEAVAETDDDLMTKYFEGEELTENEIQTALRKGTIAGTIVPLLCGSAFKNKGVQKLLDAVVTYLPAPIDVPAIQGTLPNGDTVERHASDEEPLSALAFKIMADPYGRLTFIRVYSGILKKGSYVLNATKNKKERISRLVVLRADDRIDVDELRAGDLGAAVGLKETLTGDTLCNEDSPVILESLYIPEPVISVAVEPKTKNDMDKLSKALQALSEEDPTFRVSVNPETNQTVIAGMGELHLEILVDRMLREFKVEANVGAPQVAYRETVRKNVNKIEGKFIRQSGGKGQYGHVVIDLEPGEPGSGFEFVSKIVGGAVPKEYIPPVEQGMKETCESGILAGYPLIDIKATLVDGSYHDVDSSEMAFKIAGSMAIKEAAMKASPVLLEPMMKVEVEVPENFLGDVMGDLNSRRGQIEGMGSEQGIAKVTAKVPLAEMFGYATDIRSKTQGRGIFSMEFSHYEEVPRNVAEAIIAKSKGNA